The Fimbriimonadia bacterium genomic sequence CCAACGCGAGAGGTACGAAGACGGGATACACACACACGGCAGCCGGGCGAGGGATGTTAGTGCCTCTGCCCGCCGAAAGATCGCGCGCCTGTCGGCACAGTGCCGATACACGATCTTCGGTGTCATCGCCCGACAGCGTCGTCAGGTCCAGGCAAGCGATGAGCAGCGTCACGTCCTGTGGCGTCAACGGTGCCTGATAGCTCTTTTCTTCTACCACGCGCGCGCTGCGGTCGAGCCGGCCCCCATCGAACGCGATTCCCGGGTTCCGCTCCACCCTACTTCTCGGCCTTGGCAGTAGGTAGGTGATAGGCGTCAACCGCCGGCTCGACAGCAACCCTGTGGGGTGCGATACGAGTGCCGTGCTCTCCGATCTTATGGTAAGTGCATTCGGCATAAGCGGGTACCAACCGAGCGATTTCCGCCATGATGTCACCTGGTCCGAAGGGTGGTGTCATTCGGTGCATACGGAACAATAGCTCTGCGCACACTTGCCACGTGGCCTTGGCCGCCCCAATCGGCTGCAACGCCTGATCGAAACGCTGCACCCGACCCTCTACGTTCGTGAAGGTGCCTGTCCGGTCCGCCCACGACTGTGCGGGCAAGAACACACTCGCGTACTGCGTGCATTCCGACTGCAAGAAGTGGTGTACGACCAGGTAGTCCACCTCTTCCAGCGCCCTCTCCGCCAGCGCGCGGTCTGGGAAGTCGGTGAGAGGATCGAAGCAGTTAAGGAACAGTGCACGGATGCGGTTTTCGGCACACGCTTGCAACACTCGCTCCGTGCCCATCCCGGCCTCTTCGGGGATCGTACCGCCCCAAGCTGCCTCGAAGTGCGCGCGCGATGAGGGGTCGCCCAGGTCCCGAAGACCGGGCAGGCTGTCCGGAAGAACGCCCATGTCCACGGCTCCGTGCGAACCCGCATCGGGGAGTAGCCGATTCAGCGTGCCTCCCGTAAGCACGGCCAGGCTGAGGAGGCCGCCCTCGACCATCTCGGAAGACGCAGCCAGCGCCGAGCCATACAAGATGGCGCACGGCGCAGCCGACAGAGCCTCCGCGGCCCGCCGCAACGCCTCCGAGCTCACTCCGGTCTGCTCCGCGCAGCGGTCGGGAGTGATGTCCGCCACGCTCTGCCGAAGAGCGGCGATACCTTTGATCCCATCGCATTCCGGTCGCCGTGCGAGGAGGTGCAGCAGGCCGCCGATGAGCCAGCTCTCGGTGCCCGCTCGGTAGCGCAGGCTCACCTCGGCAAAGTCCTCGACATCGTTGTACTCCGAGTGCGCACAGACCAAGCGCGCCCCATTCCGGAACCATGCTTTGCGCGTTCGCAGAAAGACGATGGGCGACTCGTCCGACAGGTCCGACCCGAAGACGAAGATAGACCCCGCGCGCTCCAACTCCGACAAAGATACCTGCATACCGGGGCGACCCTGGGCTAGCACCGGCGAAGCTATCTCCGAGCGCGAGCTCGCCACTCGCCTGTGGTCCACGTTGTTCGACCCGAAGCCCCGCCGGAACAGCTTCTGGAACATATAGGCGTCTTCCGTCGTCCCGAGTCCCCCACCAAGCCCCGCGATGCCGTTTGGGCCCGAAGTGACTACCCCGGTTTCGAAGGTGCGGATGATCTCTTCATAGGCGGTAAACCAGTCGGTAGCGACCAACGCCTCGCCTTTCCGGATCAGCGGTGTCGCCGGCCGGTCGGTATTGCGCAAGTATTGATGTCCAAACTTGCCCTTATCGCATGTCCAGTCTTCGTTCACTTCCGGGTTGGAGCGGCCCAGAATGCGCGACAATACCCCGCGCCGGTGGTCTAGCCAGATGTTGCAGCCATTCGAGCAGCCGGTGCACAGCGTCTTCGACGTGTGCAGGTCCCAGGGCCTTGCCCGGAAGCGATACTCCGTGCTGGTCAGCGCGCCCACTGGGCATATCTCGATGGTGTTACCGCTGAACTTGCTCGTGAACTCCGTCATCTGGAAGGTGTTCGGCTGCATGTTGGCACCGCGGAAGAGCATCGCCAGCTGCCCGTCGCCGCTGATCTCCTCGGTGAAGCGGGTGCAGCGTCCGCACTGAATGCACCGCTCTAAGTCCAGCGTGACGTAGCGGCTGAGCGGAAACGCCTTGGGCAGGTGCCGCTTGACCTCGATGTAGCGACTGGTGCTGGGACCGTAGAACATGGTGTTGTTCTGAAGCGGGCACTCACCCCCCTTGTCGCAGATGGGGCAATCCAGGGGGTGGTTGATGAGCAGGAACTCCAGCACACCCTTGCGGTCTGCGGCCACGGTCGGGGTCTCGGTGTACACGACCATTCCCTTGCTCGCGGGCAGGGTGCAGGCGGTCTGCGGCTTCGGCATCATGCGTACGCTGCCGTCGTCCTGCCGAAAGCCGATCTCCACCAAGCACATCCGGCACATGCCGACGGGCTTGAGAAGCGGATGATAGCAGAAGATCGGCACTTCCTTGCCGATCCTCTTGACCGCCTCGACGATCAACTCGCCTTCGGGGACTTCGACTTCGACGTCGTCAATGGTGATTCTGATGTTCTCGTTCATCCGGTGCTCCAACGTGTCTGGCCCAAGCAGCCACGAACATTGTGGCAGTCGGTCTCGCACCCGCGCAAACCGTTCGGCGTCGCGTAGGACCCTGATTACGCCCCGAATTGCGGAAGCCACGGGGCGAGGGCTGCGAACATCTCGTCCACCATCGCCCACACCTCCTCGGGATTGCACACCGCGGCGGTCAGCGGATCATGCAGCACCGCCAGCCGCACGAGCTGTTTGTTCCCCGTCAGCGCCGCCTCCACCGCCATCTCCTGCACCGAAATGCTGGCTCGGCAGGTGGCGGCGCACTGCATCGGCAAGTCCCCCACGTAGCAGGGATGAATGCCCGTCGAATCCACGATGCAGGGCAACTCGACCGTGCAGCCGTCCGGCAGATTGGTGATCAGTCCCGTGTTCTCCACGTTGAAACAGCCCCAGTAGCGCCGTCCTGTTTCCAGCGCCTCGATGATGTAGGAACCGTGTTCGCTCGATCGGGAGCCCAGAGCGATCTGGTCCAGCTCGCCCGATAGCCACTTCGGAAAGTTCTCGCGATACTCGTCTTGGCTCTCGCGGCAGCATCGCAGATATCCGCCAGTCTCTCCACCGATCCAGGTGGAATAATCCACCCACCGATCCTTCTCGGCAGGCCTCTTTCGGTACCACGGCACATACTCGCTCAAGTGTCCGTTGGACTCGGTGGAATAGTAGCCGAAGCGCTCCATCATGTCAATGCGTAGTGGCTCTGACTTCATCAGCTCCGGGTCGGCCTTGAAAGCTGCCAGTACGTCGTTCGTGCGATCCCCCCCGCGATGTGCCACCTTGATGAACCACGTTTGATGGTTGATGCCTGCACACACATACTCCAGTTCTTCGTACGGAACGTCGAGAGCCTTGGCGATCTGCTTGGCTCCGCCTTGCACCCCGTGGCATAGCCCTACTACTCGGACGCCGCCCGCACGGCGCAAAGCCCAGCAGTTCATCGCCATAGGGTTGGAGTAGTTGAGCAGCAAAGCGTTCGGGCACAGTTCTCGCATGTCACTCGCGATGTCCAGCAACACCGGGATGGTACGCAACGCGTAGAACACCCCGCCCGGTCCCAATGTGTCACCAACGCACTGATCCACACCGTATTTCAACGGGATTTCGATGTCGCGCGCGAACGCCTCCAACCCACCTACGCGAATTGTACATATCACGTAGTCTGCGCCCTCCAGCGCCACTCTCCGATCCGTCCCAGCATCCACGCGGGTAGGCAAGGCGTTGTCCGCCACCATCTTGCGGCACAACGCAACTGCCATGTCCACGGCTTCCTGCGATATGTCCATAAGGTGGAAGGTGCAATCTCTAAGCTCGGGCACGGCGAGAACGTCCATGAACAGCCTGCGGGTGAAACCGACGCTACCAGCACCGATCATCGCGATCTTCATGGTCCACCCTTTCTACGCCACGGCATAACTCCTGCACGGGGGAGACGCAGCCTACGCTCGGGATCGGCCCAATCCACCATGCCGAGATTCTATAGATGGCTGTGGAGTGTCTCGACCATGGAAGGGTCGAACCGAACCATTTTGTGGCGGATGCCCCACGCAACCCGAGCCGGCTTTCGAGCCGGGATCACGCGGCATGCCGTGACGGGCAGGCCTCGCTCCCTGTAGATACACCGGAGACCACCGTTTCGAGCCCGGCGGCGTACTCCGGCGAAAGGCTCCGAAAGAACTTGGCAATCTCTTTTTTCTTGTTCCCCACCACCGGC encodes the following:
- the nuoG gene encoding NADH-quinone oxidoreductase subunit NuoG translates to MNENIRITIDDVEVEVPEGELIVEAVKRIGKEVPIFCYHPLLKPVGMCRMCLVEIGFRQDDGSVRMMPKPQTACTLPASKGMVVYTETPTVAADRKGVLEFLLINHPLDCPICDKGGECPLQNNTMFYGPSTSRYIEVKRHLPKAFPLSRYVTLDLERCIQCGRCTRFTEEISGDGQLAMLFRGANMQPNTFQMTEFTSKFSGNTIEICPVGALTSTEYRFRARPWDLHTSKTLCTGCSNGCNIWLDHRRGVLSRILGRSNPEVNEDWTCDKGKFGHQYLRNTDRPATPLIRKGEALVATDWFTAYEEIIRTFETGVVTSGPNGIAGLGGGLGTTEDAYMFQKLFRRGFGSNNVDHRRVASSRSEIASPVLAQGRPGMQVSLSELERAGSIFVFGSDLSDESPIVFLRTRKAWFRNGARLVCAHSEYNDVEDFAEVSLRYRAGTESWLIGGLLHLLARRPECDGIKGIAALRQSVADITPDRCAEQTGVSSEALRRAAEALSAAPCAILYGSALAASSEMVEGGLLSLAVLTGGTLNRLLPDAGSHGAVDMGVLPDSLPGLRDLGDPSSRAHFEAAWGGTIPEEAGMGTERVLQACAENRIRALFLNCFDPLTDFPDRALAERALEEVDYLVVHHFLQSECTQYASVFLPAQSWADRTGTFTNVEGRVQRFDQALQPIGAAKATWQVCAELLFRMHRMTPPFGPGDIMAEIARLVPAYAECTYHKIGEHGTRIAPHRVAVEPAVDAYHLPTAKAEK
- a CDS encoding alpha-glucosidase/alpha-galactosidase, translated to MKIAMIGAGSVGFTRRLFMDVLAVPELRDCTFHLMDISQEAVDMAVALCRKMVADNALPTRVDAGTDRRVALEGADYVICTIRVGGLEAFARDIEIPLKYGVDQCVGDTLGPGGVFYALRTIPVLLDIASDMRELCPNALLLNYSNPMAMNCWALRRAGGVRVVGLCHGVQGGAKQIAKALDVPYEELEYVCAGINHQTWFIKVAHRGGDRTNDVLAAFKADPELMKSEPLRIDMMERFGYYSTESNGHLSEYVPWYRKRPAEKDRWVDYSTWIGGETGGYLRCCRESQDEYRENFPKWLSGELDQIALGSRSSEHGSYIIEALETGRRYWGCFNVENTGLITNLPDGCTVELPCIVDSTGIHPCYVGDLPMQCAATCRASISVQEMAVEAALTGNKQLVRLAVLHDPLTAAVCNPEEVWAMVDEMFAALAPWLPQFGA